One region of Phragmites australis chromosome 18, lpPhrAust1.1, whole genome shotgun sequence genomic DNA includes:
- the LOC133899643 gene encoding disease resistance protein Pik-2-like isoform X2, producing MEVLASVSEGVLGALAEKLRGLLGDEYALQAGVRGDIDFLQSELQRMEAFLLDYARCQTTTALVKDWAREVQELAYDFEDAVDDFTHRVGPAPASTPAKVAYFVSTLMARRQIAEQARSLRARALEVSERRKRYDYAILPPSDASSSSLRLPPTVYAELANQSNMVGLDGPREDIIGKLMDAGTKDASGRRRVASMVGFAGVGKTTMAMALYLSLGSRFQCRAFVTVSRKFDVRRVLKDILQQVMMTTCSDPAMAGVETLEVRQLVGKLRENLQDKRYLIIIDDLWEISAWEDISHVLPENNLDCIIITTTRNESVADACCSRYHPGHFVHRVESLKDHDARTLFLGRIFGSEDNYPHDLEEVSLKILKKCSGLPLAIVCISSLLAATQPQATKWEKVHKSLGSEIDSNDNLRSLKQALKLGYDDLPQHLKVCLLYLSAFPEDRKIQRERLTRRWIAEGFIAEKPGMSLQEVAESYFSELIERSMIQAVDVDCFGEVHACRIHDVMFELISMQSFEENFVTLIGDNRCSASRQWCNVRRLSLDCTTAADGLDLSSFNMSHARSLTIYGHIDNIPSIPECRFLRTLDFECCEGVDSRHLMNIGDLFMLKYLSLKSTWISKLPWKIGEMKCLETLDLTQTNIRELPVEITRLKRLVHLLAGGAELPQGVGNMGSLQTLCIRAASKKSKEAVKELVRLTSLRKLDMSYLHPTERRSHDNGRRDASLPWVISNLGKCKLQSLHLNLLGYSMGLFLDIQLFIAPPPVLLQSLRIRVVGEDLETLEKLPRLVRFRLTLKEPSRQGIVFQRYGFPCLKELFINCRIMPILISQGAMSKLEKFELKFHAYRGDLRCVKFSIEHLYSLKEFRFAIVGCRGLSDPDVEYLKEAFKDAVLV from the exons ATGGAGGTGCTGGCGAGCGTCTCGGAGGGCGTCTTGGGCGCCCTCGCCGAGAAGCTCAGAGGGCTTCTTGGCGACGAGTATGCGCTCCAGGCCGGCGTGCGTGGCGACATCGACTTCCTCCAGTCCGAGCTGCAGCGCATGGAAGCCTTCCTCTTGGACTACGCGAGGTGCCAGACCACCACTGCCCTGGTCAAGGACTGGGCGAGAGAGGTGCAGGAGCTCGCGTACGATTTCGAAGACGCCGTCGACGACTTCACACATCGGGTTGGGCCAGCGCCGGCGTCGACCCCTGCCAAGGTCGCATACTTCGTCTCCACGCTCATGGCTCGCCGCCAGATCGCCGAGCAAGCGCGCAGCCTCCGAGCCCGGGCGCTCGAGGTGAGCGAGCGGCGCAAGAGGTATGACTATGCCATCTTGCCGCCTTCGGACGCTTCCAGCTCTTCTCTCCGGTTGCCGCCCACGGTGTATGCCGAGCTGGCCAATCAGTCCAATATGGTGGGCTTAGACGGCCCACGTGAAGATATCATTGGTAAGCTTATGGATGCCGGGACGAAGGATGCATCTGGCCGCCGTCGCGTGGCCTCCATGGTTGGATTCGCTGGAGTTGGCAAGACCACCATGGCCATGGCTCTGTACCTCAGCCTCGGGAGCAGGTTCCAGTGCCGAGCATTCGTCACTGTGTCCAGGAAATTTGACGTCAGAAGGGTTCTCAAGGACATACTACAGCAGGTCATGATGACTACTTGCTCGGATCCGGCCATGGCCGGTGTTGAGACATTGGAGGTCCGCCAGCTCGTGGGCAAGCTAAGAGAGAACCTGCAGGACAAGAG GTACTTGATCATCATTGACGACTTATGGGAAATATCAGCATGGGAAGATATTAGCCATGTTTTACCTGAGAACAATCTTGATTGCATCATTATCACAACTACAAGAAACGAGTCTGTTGCTGATGCATGCTGTTCAAGGTATCATCCTGGTCACTTCGTGCACAGGGTAGAATCTCTGAAGGACCATGATGCAAGGACGTTGTTTCTTGGTCGAATTTTCGGCTCTGAGGACAATTACCCTCACGATTTGGAAGAAGTGTCGCTGAAAATCCTGAAAAAATGTTCTGGTTTGCCACTAGCCATAGTATGCATATCAAGCCTTTTGGCTGCGACACAGCCACAAGCAACCAAGTGGGAGAAAGTACACAAGTCTTTAGGGTCTGAGATTGATAGCAATGATAATCTACGTAGTTTGAAGCAAGCTCTAAAGCTTGGTTATGATGATCTTCCTCAACATCTCAAGGTCTGCCTACTGTATCTTAGTGCATTTCCTGAGGATCGCAAAATCCAAAGGGAACGCTTGACACGGCGATGGATAGCTGAAGGATTTATAGCTGAAAAACCTGGTATGAGCTTGCAGGAAGTAGCTGAAAGCTACTTCAGTGAGCTAATAGAAAGAAGCATGATCCAGGCTGTGGATGTTGATTGTTTTGGTGAAGTACATGCATGCAGAATTCATGATGTGATGTTTGAACTGATCTCAATGCAGTCATTTGAAGAGAACTTTGTCACACTTATAGGTGATAATCGCTGCAGTGCATCCAGACAATGGTGTAATGTTCGTCGACTATCTCTAGACTGCACCACTGCAGCAGATGGTCTGGATTTGTCAAGTTTCAATATGTCTCATGCTCGATCCTTGACAATTTATGGCCACATTGATAACATTCCTTCTATTCCAGAGTGTAGATTCCTGAGGACGTTGGATTTTGAATGCTGCGAGGGCGTAGACAGTAGGCACCTGATGAACATTGGTGATTTGTTCATGTTGAAATACCTGAGTCTTAAGAGCACATGGATCAGCAAATTACCCTGGAAAATTGGTGAAATGAAATGCCTGGAGACCTTGGACTTGACACAAACAAACATAAGAGAGTTGCCAGTGGAAATTACTCGGTTGAAGAGGCTGGTACATTTGCTTGCCGGGGGAGCTGAACTGCCGCAAGGGGTTGGAAATATGGGGTCTCTACAGACATTATGCATCAGGGCTGCCAGCAAGAAGTCTAAGGAAGCTGTGAAGGAGTTAGTTAGGTTAACCAGTTTGAGAAAACTTGACATGTCCTACTTACATCCAACAGAGAGAAGGTCACATGATAATGGGAGGCGGGATGCTAGTTTGCCTTGGGTAATCAGCAACCTCGGCAAGTGCAAGCTCCAATCACTGCATTTAAATTTGTTGGGTTACTCTATGGGTTTATTCTTAGACATCCAGCTTTTTATTGCTCCACCTCCTGTTCTTCTTCAAAGTCTGCGAATAAGAG TGGTCGGTGAAGACCTAGAAACACTTGAAAAATTACCTAGGCTCGTTAGATTTCGCCTCACCTTGAAAGAACCATCCAGACAAGGTATCGTTTTTCAGAGATATGGATTTCCTTGTCTCAAGGAGCTATTCATCAATTGTAGGATCATGCCAATTCTTATCAGTCAGGGTGCCATGTCCAAGCTTGAAAAGTTTGAGTTAAAGTTCCATGCTTACAGAGGAGATTTAAGATGTGTTAAGTTTAGTATAGAGCATCTCTATTCTCTTAAGGAATTCCGATTCGCAATAGTAGGTTGCAGAGGTCTCAGTGATCCTGATGTTGAGTATTTGAAGGAGGCCTTCAAGGATGCTGTTTTGGTATAG
- the LOC133899643 gene encoding disease resistance protein Pik-2-like isoform X1: MEVLASVSEGVLGALAEKLRGLLGDEYALQAGVRGDIDFLQSELQRMEAFLLDYARCQTTTALVKDWAREVQELAYDFEDAVDDFTHRVGPAPASTPAKVAYFVSTLMARRQIAEQARSLRARALEVSERRKRYDYAILPPSDASSSSLRLPPTVYAELANQSNMVGLDGPREDIIGKLMDAGTKDASGRRRVASMVGFAGVGKTTMAMALYLSLGSRFQCRAFVTVSRKFDVRRVLKDILQQVMMTTCSDPAMAGVETLEVRQLVGKLRENLQDKRYLIIIDDLWEISAWEDISHVLPENNLDCIIITTTRNESVADACCSRYHPGHFVHRVESLKDHDARTLFLGRIFGSEDNYPHDLEEVSLKILKKCSGLPLAIVCISSLLAATQPQATKWEKVHKSLGSEIDSNDNLRSLKQALKLGYDDLPQHLKVCLLYLSAFPEDRKIQRERLTRRWIAEGFIAEKPGMSLQEVAESYFSELIERSMIQAVDVDCFGEVHACRIHDVMFELISMQSFEENFVTLIGDNRCSASRQWCNVRRLSLDCTTAADGLDLSSFNMSHARSLTIYGHIDNIPSIPECRFLRTLDFECCEGVDSRHLMNIGDLFMLKYLSLKSTWISKLPWKIGEMKCLETLDLTQTNIRELPVEITRLKRLVHLLAGGAELPQGVGNMGSLQTLCIRAASKKSKEAVKELVRLTSLRKLDMSYLHPTERRSHDNGRRDASLPWVISNLGKCKLQSLHLNLLGYSMGLFLDIQLFIAPPPVLLQSLRIRGEHGFQTVPVWIASLTHLTDLDLTIAVVGEDLETLEKLPRLVRFRLTLKEPSRQGIVFQRYGFPCLKELFINCRIMPILISQGAMSKLEKFELKFHAYRGDLRCVKFSIEHLYSLKEFRFAIVGCRGLSDPDVEYLKEAFKDAVLV; the protein is encoded by the exons ATGGAGGTGCTGGCGAGCGTCTCGGAGGGCGTCTTGGGCGCCCTCGCCGAGAAGCTCAGAGGGCTTCTTGGCGACGAGTATGCGCTCCAGGCCGGCGTGCGTGGCGACATCGACTTCCTCCAGTCCGAGCTGCAGCGCATGGAAGCCTTCCTCTTGGACTACGCGAGGTGCCAGACCACCACTGCCCTGGTCAAGGACTGGGCGAGAGAGGTGCAGGAGCTCGCGTACGATTTCGAAGACGCCGTCGACGACTTCACACATCGGGTTGGGCCAGCGCCGGCGTCGACCCCTGCCAAGGTCGCATACTTCGTCTCCACGCTCATGGCTCGCCGCCAGATCGCCGAGCAAGCGCGCAGCCTCCGAGCCCGGGCGCTCGAGGTGAGCGAGCGGCGCAAGAGGTATGACTATGCCATCTTGCCGCCTTCGGACGCTTCCAGCTCTTCTCTCCGGTTGCCGCCCACGGTGTATGCCGAGCTGGCCAATCAGTCCAATATGGTGGGCTTAGACGGCCCACGTGAAGATATCATTGGTAAGCTTATGGATGCCGGGACGAAGGATGCATCTGGCCGCCGTCGCGTGGCCTCCATGGTTGGATTCGCTGGAGTTGGCAAGACCACCATGGCCATGGCTCTGTACCTCAGCCTCGGGAGCAGGTTCCAGTGCCGAGCATTCGTCACTGTGTCCAGGAAATTTGACGTCAGAAGGGTTCTCAAGGACATACTACAGCAGGTCATGATGACTACTTGCTCGGATCCGGCCATGGCCGGTGTTGAGACATTGGAGGTCCGCCAGCTCGTGGGCAAGCTAAGAGAGAACCTGCAGGACAAGAG GTACTTGATCATCATTGACGACTTATGGGAAATATCAGCATGGGAAGATATTAGCCATGTTTTACCTGAGAACAATCTTGATTGCATCATTATCACAACTACAAGAAACGAGTCTGTTGCTGATGCATGCTGTTCAAGGTATCATCCTGGTCACTTCGTGCACAGGGTAGAATCTCTGAAGGACCATGATGCAAGGACGTTGTTTCTTGGTCGAATTTTCGGCTCTGAGGACAATTACCCTCACGATTTGGAAGAAGTGTCGCTGAAAATCCTGAAAAAATGTTCTGGTTTGCCACTAGCCATAGTATGCATATCAAGCCTTTTGGCTGCGACACAGCCACAAGCAACCAAGTGGGAGAAAGTACACAAGTCTTTAGGGTCTGAGATTGATAGCAATGATAATCTACGTAGTTTGAAGCAAGCTCTAAAGCTTGGTTATGATGATCTTCCTCAACATCTCAAGGTCTGCCTACTGTATCTTAGTGCATTTCCTGAGGATCGCAAAATCCAAAGGGAACGCTTGACACGGCGATGGATAGCTGAAGGATTTATAGCTGAAAAACCTGGTATGAGCTTGCAGGAAGTAGCTGAAAGCTACTTCAGTGAGCTAATAGAAAGAAGCATGATCCAGGCTGTGGATGTTGATTGTTTTGGTGAAGTACATGCATGCAGAATTCATGATGTGATGTTTGAACTGATCTCAATGCAGTCATTTGAAGAGAACTTTGTCACACTTATAGGTGATAATCGCTGCAGTGCATCCAGACAATGGTGTAATGTTCGTCGACTATCTCTAGACTGCACCACTGCAGCAGATGGTCTGGATTTGTCAAGTTTCAATATGTCTCATGCTCGATCCTTGACAATTTATGGCCACATTGATAACATTCCTTCTATTCCAGAGTGTAGATTCCTGAGGACGTTGGATTTTGAATGCTGCGAGGGCGTAGACAGTAGGCACCTGATGAACATTGGTGATTTGTTCATGTTGAAATACCTGAGTCTTAAGAGCACATGGATCAGCAAATTACCCTGGAAAATTGGTGAAATGAAATGCCTGGAGACCTTGGACTTGACACAAACAAACATAAGAGAGTTGCCAGTGGAAATTACTCGGTTGAAGAGGCTGGTACATTTGCTTGCCGGGGGAGCTGAACTGCCGCAAGGGGTTGGAAATATGGGGTCTCTACAGACATTATGCATCAGGGCTGCCAGCAAGAAGTCTAAGGAAGCTGTGAAGGAGTTAGTTAGGTTAACCAGTTTGAGAAAACTTGACATGTCCTACTTACATCCAACAGAGAGAAGGTCACATGATAATGGGAGGCGGGATGCTAGTTTGCCTTGGGTAATCAGCAACCTCGGCAAGTGCAAGCTCCAATCACTGCATTTAAATTTGTTGGGTTACTCTATGGGTTTATTCTTAGACATCCAGCTTTTTATTGCTCCACCTCCTGTTCTTCTTCAAAGTCTGCGAATAAGAGGTGAGCATGGTTTCCAAACAGTGCCAGTGTGGATTGCATCACTCACTCACCTCACTGATCTGGATCTAACTATTGCAGTGGTCGGTGAAGACCTAGAAACACTTGAAAAATTACCTAGGCTCGTTAGATTTCGCCTCACCTTGAAAGAACCATCCAGACAAGGTATCGTTTTTCAGAGATATGGATTTCCTTGTCTCAAGGAGCTATTCATCAATTGTAGGATCATGCCAATTCTTATCAGTCAGGGTGCCATGTCCAAGCTTGAAAAGTTTGAGTTAAAGTTCCATGCTTACAGAGGAGATTTAAGATGTGTTAAGTTTAGTATAGAGCATCTCTATTCTCTTAAGGAATTCCGATTCGCAATAGTAGGTTGCAGAGGTCTCAGTGATCCTGATGTTGAGTATTTGAAGGAGGCCTTCAAGGATGCTGTTTTGGTATAG